From Pagrus major chromosome 2, Pma_NU_1.0, one genomic window encodes:
- the LOC141008614 gene encoding claudin-4-like, with protein MASMGMQMAGCALALFGWIGVLIVCGSPMWRVTAFIGNNIVTSQTMWEGLWMNCVVQSTGQMQCKVYDSMLALSTDLQGARALVVVSIITGIAGLLAAFAGGKCTNFIPEERAKARASVAAGVMLIICGVLCLIPVSWTASIIIRNFYNPQLIDAQKRELGASLYIGWGAAALLILGGGLLCASCPPKDDEAPSVKYLINKAGGNSRVDSFRSSTPTKTYI; from the coding sequence ATGGCTTCCATGGGGATGCAGATGGCCGGCTGCGCCCTGGCTCTTTTCGGCTGGATCGGGGTGCTCATTGTTTGCGGCTCACCCATGTGGCGGGTCACTGCCTTCATTGGCAACAACATAGTGACATCCCAGACCATGTGGGAGGGCCTCTGGATGAACTGCGTGGTCCAGAGTACAGGCCAGATGCAGTGTAAGGTGTACGACTCCATGCTGGCTTTGAGCACTGACCTCCAAGGCGCCCGAGCTCTGGTGGTGGTGTCCATCATCACAGGCATCGCGGGGCTTCTCGCAGCTTTTGCCGGTGGAAAGTGTACCAACTTCATTCCGGAGGAGAGGGCCAAGGCGAGGGCTTCAGTGGCAGCGGGTGTGATGCTGATCATCTGTGGAGTCCTCTGTCTTATACCTGTTTCCTGGACCGCCAGCATCATCATCAGGAACTTCTACAACCCTCAGCTCATAGATGCACAGAAAAGAGAACTTGGGGCCTCTCTTTACATCGGCTGGGGGGCCGCGGCATTGCTGATCTTGGGAGGAGGGCTTCTGTGTGCCAGCTGCCCCCCCAAAGACGATGAGGCTCCTTCTGTGAAGTATCTCATAAACAAGGCTGGAGGAAACAGCAGAGTGGATTCATTCCGGTCTTCTACACCGACAAAGACGTACATTTGA
- the LOC141015290 gene encoding claudin-4-like, whose product MGRIGKEVAGQVISFIGFVGVAVTCGVPMWRVTSFIGANIVTGQIVWDGLWMNCVMQSTGQMQCRLNESVLRLSSDLQAARALVIIALIFCFIGFIVSFIGAKCTGCLKKDSSKAKVVIVGGCLIIFSAIVLLIPVCWSAAITITDFQNPLTIETQRREIGASIYIGWASAAFLLIGGIILTTSCPPQRPTYGYPGYPPAPMYPYTAPGANPAAARALVVVSIIVAVFGVIVGIAGGKCTNFVEEERAKAKVAIAAGVIFICAGVLILIPVCWSAHTIIRNFYNPILTNPQRRELGAALYIGWGTAALLILGGGLLCSSCPPNEGPEYPVKYAPARSTATSRAYV is encoded by the exons ATGGGGAGGATTGGCAAGGAAGTGGCAGGCCAGGTCATCAGCTTCATAGGTTTTGTCGGGGTGGCAGTGACATGCGGGGTCCCCATGTGGAGAGTGACCTCCTTCATTGGAGCCAACATCGTGACGGGCCAAATAGTGTGGGACGGTCTGTGGATGAACTGTGTGATGCAGAGCACGGGGCAGATGCAGTGCAGGCTGAATGAGTCTGTTTTGAGGTTGTCCAGCGATCTGCAAGCTGCCCGAGCCCTGGTCATCATCGCCCTCATCTTCTGCTTCATAGGCTTCATCGTCTCCTTCATCGGAGCCAAGTGCACCGGCTGCCTGAAGAAAGATTCATCAAAGGCCAAGGTGGTGATTGTAGGTGGCTGTCTTATAATTTTTTCTGCCATCGTGCTCCTGATCCCCGTCTGCTGGTCTGCAGCCATCACCATCACAGACTTCCAGAACCCTTTGACCATTgagacacagaggagggaaaTCGGAGCCTCCATCTACATCGGTTGGGCTTCTGCTGCATTTCTTCTGATCGGTGGGATCATCCTAACCACATCCTGCCCTCCTCAACGACCCACGTATGGATACCCAGGCTACCCACCAGCACCAATGTACCCTTACACAGCCCCAGGGGCAAACCCAGCA GCTGCCAGAGCTCTTGTGGTCGTTTCCATCATCGTTGCCGTCTTTGGCGTCATCGTGGGCATCGCAGGAGGCAAGTGCACCAACTTTGTGGAGGAGGAACGCGCCAAAGCCAAAGTGGCCATTGCTGCTGGAGTCATCTTCATTTGTGCTGGTGTTCTCATCCTGATCCCCGTCTGTTGGTCTGCCCACACCATCATCAGAAATTTCTACAACCCCATCTTGACCAACCCCCAGAGGAGAGAGCTGGGGGCTGCGCTTTACATCGGCTGGGGCACAGCTGCACTTCTCATCCTGGGTGGTGgcctcctctgcagctcctgcCCACCCAATGAAGGCCCAGAATATCCAGTCAAGTACGCCCCTGCCAGGTCTACAGCCACCAGCAGAGCCTACGTCTGA
- the LOC141008648 gene encoding claudin-4-like: MVSQGIQIIGISMAVIGWFMVIVVCALPMWKVTAFIGANIITAQTIWQGMWMNCVVQSTGQMQCKVYDSMLALPQDLQAARAMIIISILTGIVGVMLSIAGGKCTNCIEEEQSKSKACILAGVLFIVSGLLCLIPVSWSANTIITNFYNPITLNAQRYELGAALYIGWAAAALLLLGGGLLCWNCPPRHEHPHYVPKFTPVKSASTSREYV; the protein is encoded by the coding sequence ATGGTTTCTCAGGGGATCCAGATCATTGGTATATcgatggctgtgattggctggttCATGGTCATCGTGGTGTGCGCGTTGCCCATGTGGAAGGTCACTGCTTTCATCGGAGCCAACATCATCACGGCTCAGACCATCTGGCAGGGCATGTGGATGAACTGTGTGGTGCAGAGTACAGGCCAGATGCAGTGTAAGGTGTACGACTCCATGCTGGCTCTGCCCCAAGACCTGCAGGCCGCTCGGGCCATGATCATCATCTCCATCCTGACCGGAATCGTTGGAGTGATGTTGTCAATCGCTGGCGGGAAATGCACTAACTGCATCGAGGAGGAGCAATCCAAGTCAAAGGCCTGCATCCTGGCTGGAGTTCTGTTCATCGTCTCAGGGTTGCTCTGTCTCATCCCGGTCTCCTGGTCTGCCAACACCATCATCACCAACTTCTACAACCCCATAACTCTCAATGCCCAGAGGTACGAGTTAGGAGCGGCGCTGTATATCGGCTGGGcagctgctgcactgctgctgttgggAGGGGGCCTACTGTGTTGGAACTGCCCGCCCAGACATGAACACCCTCACTACGTGCCCAAATTCACACCTGTGAAGTCAGCCTCCACATCAAGAGAATACGTATAA
- the LOC141008659 gene encoding claudin-4-like — protein sequence MVAAGLQMLGIALCIIGWIGTIVVCALPQWKVTAFVGQNIVTAQTTWEGIWMSCVVQSTGQMQCKVYDSMLALSRDLQAARALIIIAILIGILGVLLSIAGGKCTNCVEDEGAKAKIGVASGVIFIIAGVMCLIPVCWTAHTIIRNFYNPLTIGSQKRELGAALFIGWGASGLLIVGGALLCANCPPKDNYSAKYSAARSNGPKDYV from the coding sequence ATGGTGGCAGCTGGCTTACAGATGTTGGGCATTGCCCTCTGcattattggatggattggGACCATCGTTGTCTGCGCCCTGCCCCAGTGGAAAGTGACAGCCTTCGTCGGCCAGAACATTGTGACTGCTCAAACAACTTGGGAAGGCATCTGGATGAGCTGTGTGGTCCAGAGCACAGGCCAGATGCAGTGCAAGGTTTATGACTCCATGCTGGCCCTTTCCCGTGACCTCCAGGCTGCCCGCGCCCTCATCATCATCGCCATCCTGATTGGCATCCTTGGAGTCCTGCTGTCCATCGCAGGGGGCAAATGCACCAACTGCGTGGAGGATGAGGGTGCCAAAGCTAAAATCGGTGTGGCATCTGGCGTGATCTTCATCATTGCTGGTGTTATGTGCCTCATCCCTGTGTGCTGGACGGCACACACCATCATCAGAAACTTCTACAACCCACTGACAATAGGCTCCCAGAAAAGGGAGCTTGGAGCTGCACTCTTCATCGGCTGGGGGGCCTCAGGCCTCCTCATCGTGGGTGGTGCACTCCTCTGTGCCAACTGCCCTCCCAAGGATAACTACTCTGCCAAGTACTCAGCTGCCCGTTCAAATGGACCCAAGGACTACgtctga